The following are encoded together in the Onychostoma macrolepis isolate SWU-2019 chromosome 03, ASM1243209v1, whole genome shotgun sequence genome:
- the LOC131536575 gene encoding gastrula zinc finger protein XlCGF49.1-like encodes MRDPEPCRIKHTEDTEQQTELTEKNKEKEELSEVEEKNHVKTGEKPSSCFQTKQKDLKKRRTKKSFTCTQCGKSFSRKNKLNVHMRVHTGEKPFTCDQCGKSFSQSAHLKKHMNIHTREKLHTCDQCGKTFCGLQT; translated from the exons atgagagatccagaaccctgcagaatcaaacacactgaagatactgaacaacaaacag agttgactgaaaaaaacaaagagaaagaagaactgAGTGAAGTTGAGGAGAAAAATCATGTcaaaactggagaaaaacccTCGAGTTGCTTTCAAACCAAacagaaagatttaaagaaaagaagaaccaagaaatctttcacctgcactcagtgtggaaagagtttctcaCGCAAAAATAAGCTTAAtgttcacatgagagttcatactggagagaaaccgttcacttgtgatcagtgcgggaagagtttctcaCAATCAGCACATCTTAAgaaacacatgaacatccacactagagagaaactgcacacatgtgatcaatgcgggAAAACATTTTGTGGGCTTCAAACCTGA